One genomic region from Nymphaea colorata isolate Beijing-Zhang1983 chromosome 10, ASM883128v2, whole genome shotgun sequence encodes:
- the LOC116261854 gene encoding ATP-dependent DNA helicase Q-like 1, with product MEYDLELERGRLLSLAFEFGFDEETARQCLDRMMDLYGDEGKEFVTVEHFGDDYLAALVDSVQQGEDYDDLEAMENETCGVLENILGSEVQRDHGYEVFNVLNEVWDHCLSGEDASCITAGEKDWVRIDLCSEDEDLPSSSSNPSFPLRNCAAGAANARLDTHSPHFSKVPGLGHANSSTPSCQPRLRPSIVRGKHETLTYEELQALDDAELANVVIFGNKMFRPLQHQACKAAMAGKDCFILMPTGGGKSLCYQLPATLTPGVTVVVCPLLSLIQDQIITLNIKFGIAATFLNSQQTTSQAMAVMQELRKCKPSCKLLYVTPERIGGNISFLEILRCLYEKGQLARFVIDEAHCVSQWGHDFRPDYRRLSCLKQNFPRVPIMALTATATQAVRKDILNALKIPHALVLETSFDRPNLTYEVIGKSKDSLKQLGQLVKARFLGVCGIIYCLSKNECVDVCNYLKDKFHVRIVYYHAGLAARERIAVQKKWHSGEVHVVCATVAFGMGIDKPDVRFVLHNTMSKSIESYYQESGRAGRDNLPASCIALYQKKDFSRVVCMLRNAQGCKSESFRTAMNQARKMQTYCELKTECRRQMLLEHFDEPYDRFRCKTGPSPCDNCRKVSE from the exons ATGGAGTACGATCTAGAGCTCGAGCGTGGTCGTCTTCTCAGCCTTGCATTCGAGTTTGGATTTGACGAAGAGACGGCTCGGCAATGCCTCGATCGGATGATGGATCTCTACG GAGACGAGGGCAAGGAATTTGTTACGGTTGAGCATTTCGGCGATGATTATCTGGCCGCCTTAGTGGACTCTGTCCAACAGGGAGAGGACTATGACGATTTGGAAGCTATGGAGAACGAAACTTGTGGTGTCTTGGAGAACATCCTAGGGAGTGAAGTTCAACGTGATCATGGCTATGAAGTTTTCAATGTGTTGAATGAGGTCTGGGATCATTGTCTGAGTGGAGAAGATGCCTCATGCATTACTGCTGGTGAAAAAGATTGGGTAAGAATCGATTTGTGTAGCGAGGATGAGGATTTGCCTTCTTCGTCGTCCAATCCTTCATTTCCTCTTCGAAACTGTGCCGCTGGTGCTGCCAATGCAAGATTGGACACTCATAGTCCACATTTCAGT AAAGTTCCTGGTTTGGGACATGCCAATTCATCAACTCCATCGTGTCAACCAAGGTTGCGTCCCAGCATTGTCAGAGGGAAACATGAAACTCTGACTTATGAGGAACTTCAGGCTTTAGATGATGCAGAATTAGCAAATGTTGTGATATTTGGGAATAAAATGTTTCGTCCTCTACAGCACCAGGCTTGTAAGGCAGCTATGGCTGGTAAAGATTGTTTCATCCTTATGCCTACTGGAGGAGGCAAAAGTCTTTGCTACCAG CTTCCAGCAACTCTCACTCCAGGTGTTACAGTTGTTGTGTGCCCATTACTTTCACTTATTCAAGACCAGATTATTACTCTCAATATCAAGTTTGGAATAGCGGCAACCTTCTTGAATTCCCAACAGACCACCTCTCAGGCAATGGCAGTAATGCAAGAGCTG AGGAAATGTAAGCCATCATGCAAGCTACTGTATGTGACCCCTGAAAGGATAGGTGGTAACATCTCTTTTCTGGAAATATTGAGGTGTCTGTATGAGAAG GGACAACTAGCGAGATTTGTTATTGATGAAGCACACTGCGTAAG CCAGTGGGGTCATGATTTTCGCCCTGATTATAGAAGACTGAGTTGCCTTAAGCAGAATTTTCCTCGAGTTCCTATAATGGCACTTACTGCAACTGCTACTCAGGCAGTCCGTAAG GATATATTGAACGCTTTGAAAATTCCCCATGCTTTGGTTCTTGAGACTAGCTTTGACAGGCCAAACCTTACGTACGAAGTTATTGGTAAAAGCAAAGATTCTTTGAAGCAGCTTGGTCAACTGGTTAAAGCACGTTTTCTGGGTGTTTGTGGAATCATTTACTGCCTCTCAAAGAATGAATGTGTTGATGTATGTAACTATTTGAAAGACAAATTTCATGTAAGAATAGTTTATTACCATGCGGGATTAGCTGCCCGTGAACGAATTGCTGTTCAGAAGAAATGGCATTCAGGAGAGGTCCATGTTGTATGTGCTACCGTCGCGTTTGGGATGGGAATAGACAAGCCTGATGTT CGATTTGTCTTACATAATACAATGTCCAAGTCAATTGAGAGCTATTATCAAGAATCAGGGAGAGCTGGCAGGGACAATCTTCCAGCTTCATGCATTGCCCTGTACCAGAAAAAGGATTTCAGTCGGGTTGTGTGCATGTTGAGGAATGCACAAGGATGTAAGAGTGAAAGCTTTAGAACTGCTATGaatcaagcaagaaaaatgCAGACATATTGCGAGCTAAAG